The following proteins come from a genomic window of Venturia canescens isolate UGA chromosome 4, ASM1945775v1, whole genome shotgun sequence:
- the LOC122410179 gene encoding rRNA N6-adenosine-methyltransferase ZCCHC4, translated as MIHEIMELRDDGLECLWSDLSNHPVCPHGPTLLFDKYRSGMVKTFYACSACRDRKLCPFYVEVQKNGKKFTEAQKKAWAADAKKATPVYNHRRLFLRLNQAMAEIPEKRAYCHNCNKLVMFSERPLHSEHEMLKGLTDEEMKNPSKILKPLSNAKKEAQYLFSDKTTTDLVKLLEKAGAKQVLCIGAPRIHEYITQNLEHKMSSLLLDFDARFHNFFGPLNYCWYNLFNHHFFTEEGSQTFRDFMTQNNGKDTFIVCDPPFGARVEPISVTLIKMADRHKYWNRIEGTKANLKIMFIFPYFMESIMHQKSNPPGIEGGLKNLKMSDYKVDYENHPLFTTGSKGRKHGSPVRIFTNINLKDLELPVEDGYKFCAKCQKWVSPENKHCKKCNSCTSKDGRRYKHCDICKRCVKPTWVHCNDCKRCIIEKHRCDEKPKITGRCFECGGLNHTSKDCDKLKEKSSTTETSETNQNEFDEGGQVTKIRKNETDEDGKAAKNQNDSSLDNGIVVKKRKSQFGESKIRKKVRKDVVTEDGELTKKRHNIASENGKMIKKRKIKPVDNGKVSKNQKTRSVKKGAKRRNIKFDETPKIGKTETKSAEKAVGMLEKQKELKKPELSKTKAAPSKVVKSEKKSNLKNEKKFPLKSMKGNISLEEVNKISEPKSSIIPKKTKEKKNLKKVTRKQTGNGT; from the exons atgaTTCATGAAATTATGGAATTGCGTGACGATGGACTCGAATGTTTATGGAGTGATTTGAGTAATCATCCCGTTTGTCCACAtg GCCCAACTTTGTTATTCGATAAATACAGATCAGGAAtggtgaaaacattttatGCTTGCTCAGCATGTCGAGACCGAAAACTTTGTCCATTTTACGTGGAAGTGCAAAagaatgggaaaaaatttaCAGAAGCACAAAAAAAAGCTTGGGCAGCAGATGCAAAAAAAGCCACACCTGTGTACAACCATAGGAGGCTTTTTCTTCGATTGAACCAAGCAATGGCAGAAATTCCAGAGAAACGAGCTTACTGTCACAATTGCAACAAATTAGTTATGTTTTCCGAGCGGCCTTTGCATTCAGAGCATGAAATGCTTAAAGGACTAACTGacgaggaaatgaaaaatccaaGCAAAATCCTCAAACCACTGTCCAATGCGAAGAAAGAGGCACAGTATCTATTTTCAGACAAAACAACTACCGATCTAGTGAAACTTCTAGAAAAAGCTGGTGCTAAACAAGTTTTGTGCATCGGTGCTCCACGCATTCACGAATACATCACACAGAATTTGGAACACAAAATGTCTAGTCTTTTACTAGACTTTGATGCTCGATTT CACAACTTTTTCGGCCCTTTGAACTATTGCTGGTACAATCTTTTCAATCATCATTTCTTCACAGAAGAAGGTAGCCAAACGTTCCGAGATTTTATGACACAAAACAATGGCAAAGATACGTTCATAGTTTGCGATCCACCTTTCGGTGCTCGGGTTGAACCGATCTCAGTAACGTTGATAAAAATGGCAGATCGTCACAAATATTGGAATAGGATCGAAGGTACTAAGGCGAacttgaaaataatgtttatttttccatacttTATGGAATCAATAATGCATCAAAAATCAAATCCTCCGGGAATTGAAGGAGGCCTCAAAAATCTCAAGATGTCCGACTACAAAGTCGATTATGAGAATCATCCGTTATTTACAACTGGTTCGAAGGGACGTAAGCATGGCTCACCAGTGCGCATTTTCACTAATATCAACTTAAAAGATTTGGAACTCCCCGTCGAGGACGGTTACAAATTTTGTGCCAAATGCCAAAAATGGGTTTCTCCCGAGAACAAACATTGCAAAAAATGCAACAGTTGTACTTCCAAGGACGGCAGACGTTACAAACATTGTGACATTTGTAAAAGGTGCGTCAAACCCACTTGGGTACATTGCAATGATTGCAAAAGATGCATTATTGAGAAACATCGTTGTGACGAGAAGCCAAAAATTACAGGCCGATGTTTCGAGTGTGGTGGACTGAATCACACCAGCAAAGATTGCGACAAACTCAAGGAGAAGTCATCTACAACGGAAACGAGTGAAACGAATCAGAATGAATTCGATGAAGGTGGACAAGTtacgaaaatacgaaaaaacgaGACCGACGAGGATggcaaagcagcaaaaaatcaaaacgactCCTCATTGGATAACGGGATTgttgtaaaaaaacgaaaaagtcaGTTTGGCGAGagtaaaataagaaaaaaagtaagaaaagaTGTTGTAACCGAGGATGgtgaattgacaaaaaaacgaCACAATATTGCTTCGGAAAATggcaaaatgataaaaaaacgaaaaattaagcCTGTTGATAATGGAAAAGtatcaaaaaaccaaaaaaccaGGAGTGTAAAAAAAGGAGCAAAACGACGAAACATCAAATTCGACGAAACTCCAAAAATAGGGAAAACCGAAACAAAGTCAGCCGAAAAAGCCGTTGGAATGTTAGAAAAACAGAAGGAACTGAAGAAACCTGAACTCTCGAAAACTAAAGCAGCGCCATCGAAAGTTgtaaaatccgaaaaaaaatcaaacctcaaaaatgaaaaaaaatttcccttGAAATCGATGAAAGGAAATATCTCGCTCGAAGAGGTAAACAAAATTTCCGAACCAAAGAGCAGCATCATcccgaaaaaaacgaaagaaaagaaaaatctgaaGAAAGTGACGAGGAAGCAAACAGGAAACGGGACGTGA